One window from the genome of Streptomyces cadmiisoli encodes:
- a CDS encoding FadD3 family acyl-CoA ligase: MRGDEEWGSIPALVRSAAERYGDAEAVVEGRTRISYAELGARVERAAAACLAYGVAPGDRVAVWAPNTLDWIVSALGAVSSGAVLVPLNTRFKGTEAADVLRRSRARLLFVTGTFLGTSYVASLRRAAGEGDGRGPLPGLPSLEQVVVLSDDAPADFRTWKDFLAGGDRVAGAAVRARADAVEPSRPSDIVYTSGTTGRPKGAVITHAQSLRAYEVWSDLAGLRGDDRYLIVNPFFHTFGYKAGILACLMRGATMIPQPVFDVDTVLANIAAERVSVLPGPPALHQALLDHASRDAHDLSALRLVVTGAAVVPLRLVERLRGELGVDTVLTAYGLSEASGIVTMCRRGDDPAVIASTSGRAIPGTRVRVDAPAGSPGEVLVSGFNVMAGYFEDDAATAEVLGADGWLRTGDVGVLDAAGNLRITDRIKDMFIVGGFNAYPAEIEQALGLHPAVADVAVIGVPDARLGEVGKAYVVRRPGAVLTADDLIAWARREMANYKVPRTVEFVGELPRNASGKVVKGELRARR, encoded by the coding sequence GTGCGAGGGGACGAGGAGTGGGGCAGCATCCCGGCGCTGGTGCGGAGCGCGGCCGAACGGTACGGCGACGCCGAGGCGGTGGTGGAGGGCAGGACCAGGATCTCGTACGCCGAACTGGGCGCCCGCGTGGAACGCGCGGCGGCGGCCTGTCTGGCGTACGGGGTGGCGCCCGGCGACCGGGTCGCGGTCTGGGCGCCGAACACCCTGGACTGGATCGTCTCGGCGCTGGGCGCGGTGTCGTCCGGCGCGGTCCTGGTCCCGCTGAACACGCGCTTCAAGGGCACGGAGGCCGCGGACGTCCTGCGGCGCAGCCGCGCGCGGCTGCTGTTCGTCACGGGCACGTTCCTGGGGACGTCGTACGTGGCGTCGCTGCGGCGGGCCGCGGGGGAGGGCGACGGGCGGGGCCCGCTGCCCGGACTGCCGTCCCTGGAACAGGTGGTGGTCCTGTCGGACGACGCCCCGGCCGACTTCCGCACCTGGAAGGACTTCCTGGCCGGCGGCGACCGGGTGGCGGGGGCCGCCGTGCGGGCCCGGGCCGACGCCGTCGAGCCGTCCCGGCCGTCGGACATCGTCTACACCTCGGGCACCACCGGCCGCCCCAAGGGCGCGGTGATCACCCATGCGCAGAGCCTGCGCGCCTACGAGGTCTGGAGCGACCTGGCGGGCCTGCGCGGCGACGACCGCTACCTCATCGTGAACCCCTTCTTCCACACCTTCGGCTACAAGGCGGGGATCCTGGCCTGTCTGATGCGGGGCGCGACGATGATCCCCCAGCCGGTCTTCGACGTGGACACGGTCCTGGCGAACATCGCGGCGGAACGGGTGTCCGTCCTGCCCGGCCCGCCCGCCCTGCACCAGGCCCTGCTGGACCACGCCTCCCGCGACGCCCACGACCTGTCCGCGCTGCGCCTGGTGGTGACCGGTGCCGCGGTCGTCCCGCTGCGTCTGGTCGAGCGCCTGCGCGGCGAACTCGGTGTGGACACCGTCCTGACGGCGTACGGCCTGTCCGAGGCGAGCGGCATCGTCACGATGTGCCGGCGCGGCGACGACCCCGCGGTGATTGCGTCGACGTCCGGCCGGGCGATCCCGGGCACGCGGGTGCGGGTCGACGCGCCCGCCGGCAGTCCCGGGGAGGTCCTGGTCAGCGGATTCAACGTGATGGCCGGCTACTTCGAGGACGACGCGGCCACGGCCGAGGTGCTGGGGGCGGACGGCTGGCTGCGCACCGGCGACGTGGGCGTGCTGGACGCGGCGGGAAACCTGCGCATCACCGACCGGATCAAGGACATGTTCATCGTCGGCGGCTTCAACGCCTATCCCGCCGAGATAGAGCAGGCGCTCGGCCTGCATCCGGCGGTGGCCGACGTCGCCGTGATCGGCGTTCCCGACGCCCGGCTGGGTGAGGTCGGCAAGGCCTACGTGGTGCGGCGCCCGGGGGCCGTGCTGACCGCGGACGACCTGATCGCCTGGGCGCGCCGGGAGATGGCGAACTACAAGGTGCCCCGGACGGTGGAGTTCGTGGGGGAGCTGCCGCGCAACGCGAGCGGCAAGGTGGTGAAGGGGGAGCTGCGGGCGCGGCGCTGA
- a CDS encoding phospholipase, with product MHRRLATALAASTLALGTVVATATAAGAAPADKPQVLSSWTQTSASSYNAWVAARANQSAWAAYGFDWSTDYCSTSPDNPFGFPFATSCARHDFGYRNYKAAGAFDANKARLDSAFYEDLKRVCNGYGGATKAACNSTAWTYYQAVRAFG from the coding sequence ATGCACCGCAGACTCGCAACCGCTCTTGCCGCCTCGACCCTGGCTCTCGGCACCGTCGTCGCCACCGCGACGGCCGCCGGCGCCGCTCCCGCCGACAAGCCCCAGGTCCTGTCGAGCTGGACGCAGACCAGCGCGTCCAGCTACAACGCCTGGGTGGCGGCCCGTGCCAACCAGTCCGCCTGGGCCGCCTACGGCTTCGACTGGTCGACCGACTACTGCTCCACCTCGCCCGACAACCCCTTCGGCTTCCCCTTCGCCACGTCCTGCGCCCGTCACGACTTCGGCTACCGCAACTACAAGGCGGCCGGCGCCTTCGACGCCAACAAGGCCCGCCTCGACAGCGCCTTCTACGAGGACCTCAAGCGCGTCTGCAACGGATACGGCGGCGCCACCAAGGCGGCCTGCAACAGCACCGCGTGGACGTACTACCAGGCCGTGCGGGCCTTCGGCTGA
- a CDS encoding AfsR/SARP family transcriptional regulator, with protein MEGVPPRVPAQRQPDFPDAFGDPGALRFCVLGPVRASRGAEPLATGSPQQRALLAALLLREGRTATAPELIDALWGDEPPSQALAALRTYASRLRKVLDPGVLVSESGGYAIRSLPDGALDLAVARELAAEADRAGHTGDLCRARDLLGRALALWDGEALAGVPGPYAQAQRVRLEEWRLQLLESRLDMDLEQGCHAEAVSELTALTAAHPLRERLRELLMLALYRSGRQAEALAVYADTRRLLADELGVDPRRGLGELQQRILRADPDLAAPAAPAAEAPTARVRPAQLPATVQDFTGRSSFVAELSEVLASAEGRVMAVSAVAGIGGVGKTTLAVHVAHQARAAFPDGQLYVDLQGAGGRASEPESVLGSFLRALGTADSAIPDTLDERAALYRSVLDGRRVLVLLDNARDAAQVRPLLPGTSGCAALVTSRARMVDLAGAHLVDLDVMSPDEALSLFTKIVGAERVTAERKAALDVVAACGFLPLAIRIAASRLAARRTWTVSVLAAKLADERRRLDELQAGDLAVKATFELGYGQLEPAQARAFRLLGIADGPDVSLPAAAAVLDLPPEDAEDLLESLVDMSLLESAAPGRYRYHDLVRLYARACAERDEQPPSERDAAFARLLDFHLATASRVYAIERPGERVLEHIAKTRHPGLSFQDRDQALEWLFGEANCLLACARQATSAGLHRKAADLLMAAVDLGESGAGSLQFTKVAAAVSEAAAEAGDPWAEARARTMLTHVHSICGRFAEADAEARRALAVGLPAGDPVSSGQAPNQRGIIALYEARHEDAEAHLSEALAAFRADGNKPGEAAALCNLSRVHLATGRTATAVELAGQGIALYEEDRSGLALRLANGKYALGLALTGAGQTARARDVLTEALEVFRDSRQRFWQGMTLYRLAEVQLADRRPALAATQAEQALSVLHGIGGEWRRGNVLTVLGRGLAAIGQTDRARVCWSEALAIFEELGSPEAESVRLLLSPSAVA; from the coding sequence ATGGAAGGGGTACCACCGCGGGTGCCGGCGCAACGGCAGCCGGACTTCCCGGATGCCTTCGGCGATCCGGGTGCGCTGCGCTTCTGCGTCCTCGGTCCCGTGCGCGCCTCGCGCGGCGCGGAACCGCTCGCCACGGGTTCCCCCCAGCAACGCGCGCTGCTGGCCGCGCTGCTGCTGCGCGAGGGCCGTACGGCCACCGCGCCGGAGCTGATCGACGCCCTGTGGGGCGACGAGCCCCCGTCGCAGGCGCTGGCCGCCCTGCGGACCTACGCCTCCCGGCTGCGCAAGGTGCTGGACCCCGGGGTCCTGGTGAGCGAGTCCGGCGGGTACGCCATCCGCTCCCTCCCCGACGGCGCGCTGGACCTGGCCGTCGCGCGGGAGCTGGCTGCGGAGGCCGACCGGGCCGGGCACACGGGGGACCTGTGCCGGGCGCGGGACCTGCTCGGGCGGGCCCTGGCCCTGTGGGACGGCGAGGCGCTGGCCGGCGTACCCGGGCCGTACGCGCAGGCCCAGCGCGTACGGCTGGAGGAATGGCGGCTCCAGTTGCTGGAGTCCCGCCTGGACATGGACCTCGAACAGGGCTGCCACGCCGAGGCGGTCTCGGAGCTGACCGCGCTGACGGCCGCCCACCCGCTGCGCGAGAGGCTGCGCGAGCTGCTGATGCTGGCGCTGTACCGCAGCGGCCGGCAGGCGGAGGCGCTGGCGGTCTACGCGGACACCCGGCGGCTGCTGGCGGACGAGCTGGGAGTGGATCCGCGGCGGGGCCTCGGCGAGTTGCAGCAGCGGATCCTGCGCGCGGACCCGGACCTCGCGGCACCGGCGGCCCCGGCCGCCGAAGCGCCGACCGCGCGGGTGCGCCCGGCCCAGCTTCCGGCGACGGTCCAGGACTTCACCGGCCGCAGCTCCTTCGTCGCCGAGCTGAGCGAGGTGCTGGCGTCGGCCGAGGGCCGGGTGATGGCCGTCTCGGCGGTGGCCGGGATCGGCGGCGTGGGCAAGACGACGCTCGCGGTGCATGTCGCGCACCAGGCGCGGGCCGCCTTCCCGGACGGACAGCTGTACGTCGACCTGCAAGGAGCCGGCGGCCGGGCGTCGGAGCCGGAGTCGGTGCTCGGCTCGTTCCTGCGGGCGCTCGGGACGGCCGACTCGGCGATCCCGGACACCCTGGACGAGCGGGCGGCGCTGTACCGGTCCGTACTGGACGGCCGCCGGGTGCTGGTGCTGCTGGACAACGCCCGCGACGCCGCCCAGGTGCGCCCGCTGCTGCCCGGCACCTCCGGCTGCGCGGCGCTGGTCACCTCCCGCGCCCGGATGGTGGACCTGGCCGGGGCGCATCTGGTCGACCTCGACGTGATGTCGCCCGACGAGGCGCTGTCGCTGTTCACGAAGATCGTCGGCGCGGAGCGGGTCACCGCCGAGCGCAAGGCGGCGCTGGACGTGGTGGCGGCGTGCGGCTTCCTGCCGCTGGCGATCCGGATCGCCGCGTCCCGGCTGGCCGCCCGCCGCACCTGGACGGTGTCCGTGCTGGCCGCGAAGCTCGCCGACGAACGCCGCCGGCTGGACGAGCTCCAGGCCGGCGACCTCGCCGTCAAGGCGACCTTCGAGCTGGGGTACGGCCAGCTGGAACCGGCCCAGGCACGGGCGTTCCGGCTGCTGGGAATCGCGGACGGGCCGGACGTCTCGCTGCCGGCCGCGGCCGCGGTGCTGGATCTGCCGCCGGAGGACGCCGAGGACCTGCTGGAGTCCCTGGTCGACATGTCCCTGCTGGAGTCGGCGGCGCCCGGCCGCTACCGGTACCACGACCTCGTCCGGCTCTACGCGCGCGCGTGCGCCGAGCGGGACGAGCAGCCGCCGAGCGAACGCGACGCGGCGTTCGCCCGCCTGCTGGACTTCCATCTGGCCACCGCGTCCCGCGTCTACGCGATCGAGCGGCCCGGCGAGCGGGTCCTGGAGCACATCGCGAAGACCCGGCACCCGGGCCTGTCCTTCCAGGACCGCGACCAGGCACTGGAGTGGCTGTTCGGCGAGGCGAACTGCCTGCTGGCGTGCGCCCGGCAGGCCACGTCGGCCGGTCTGCACCGCAAGGCGGCGGACCTGCTCATGGCGGCGGTGGACCTGGGCGAGTCCGGTGCCGGCTCCCTTCAGTTCACCAAGGTCGCCGCCGCGGTGAGCGAGGCCGCCGCGGAGGCCGGGGACCCCTGGGCCGAGGCCCGGGCCCGGACCATGCTGACCCATGTGCACAGCATCTGCGGGCGGTTCGCGGAGGCCGACGCGGAGGCGCGGCGGGCCCTCGCGGTCGGGCTGCCGGCGGGCGATCCGGTCTCCAGCGGCCAGGCGCCCAACCAGCGCGGGATCATCGCCCTGTACGAGGCCAGGCACGAGGACGCGGAGGCCCATCTGTCGGAGGCCCTGGCGGCGTTCCGGGCGGACGGCAACAAGCCCGGCGAGGCCGCGGCGCTGTGCAATCTCTCGCGGGTGCACCTGGCCACCGGGCGGACGGCCACCGCCGTGGAACTGGCGGGCCAGGGCATCGCCCTCTACGAGGAGGACCGGTCCGGACTGGCGCTGCGGCTGGCCAACGGCAAGTACGCGCTCGGCCTCGCCCTGACCGGCGCCGGACAGACCGCGCGGGCCCGTGACGTGCTGACCGAGGCGCTGGAGGTCTTCCGCGACAGCCGCCAGCGGTTCTGGCAGGGGATGACCCTGTACCGGCTCGCCGAGGTGCAGTTGGCGGACCGGCGCCCGGCCCTGGCGGCGACCCAGGCCGAACAGGCCCTGTCCGTCCTGCACGGGATCGGCGGCGAGTGGCGGCGCGGCAACGTGCTGACCGTGCTGGGCCGCGGGCTGGCCGCCATCGGCCAGACCGACCGGGCCCGGGTCTGCTGGAGCGAGGCGCTGGCGATCTTCGAGGAACTCGGCTCGCCGGAGGCCGAGTCGGTGCGCCTGCTGCTGTCGCCGTCGGCCGTGGCCTGA
- a CDS encoding amidohydrolase family protein, translating to MDTQPTFPRIISVDDHTVEPPNVWQDRLPKRYLDTGPRTVRAPLKEMTFLGGRFKPVMGAPGDDGPIGDWWVYEDLHRPLTRLDTAVGYARDEIKLEIITYEQMRPGSYDVPARLADMDVNHVQSALCFPTFPRFCGQTFTEAADRELALLCVRAYNDWMVEEWCGPEARGRLIPLTLIPLWDPVLAAEEVRRNARRGVRAVAFSEIPPHLGLPSVHTDAWDPFLAACDETGTVVAMHIGSSSRMPSTSADAPPAVGSTITFANCCFSMVDWLMSGKLERFPNLRIMYAEGQIGWIPYILERADVVWEENRAWGGVADKVRRPPSELFAEHVHGCFFDDAFGLRNLDAIGVGNVLYETDYPHSDSTWPKSRQVGEEQMAHLDAPTVERIVRGNAIELLGLTPDGLWSP from the coding sequence ATGGACACCCAGCCGACCTTTCCCCGGATCATCTCCGTCGACGACCACACCGTCGAACCGCCGAACGTCTGGCAGGACCGGCTCCCGAAGAGGTATCTGGACACGGGTCCGCGCACCGTGCGCGCCCCGCTGAAGGAGATGACCTTCCTCGGCGGCCGGTTCAAGCCCGTGATGGGCGCCCCCGGCGACGACGGCCCGATCGGCGACTGGTGGGTCTACGAGGACCTGCACCGGCCGCTGACCCGACTGGACACCGCCGTCGGGTACGCCCGGGACGAGATCAAACTGGAGATCATCACCTACGAGCAGATGCGCCCCGGGTCCTACGACGTCCCCGCGCGCCTGGCCGACATGGACGTCAACCACGTCCAGTCCGCGCTCTGCTTCCCGACCTTCCCGCGCTTCTGCGGCCAGACCTTCACCGAGGCCGCCGACCGCGAGCTGGCCCTGCTCTGCGTGCGCGCCTACAACGACTGGATGGTGGAGGAGTGGTGCGGGCCCGAGGCGCGGGGCCGGCTGATCCCGCTCACCCTCATCCCGCTGTGGGATCCCGTGCTCGCCGCCGAGGAGGTCCGGCGCAACGCGCGACGCGGTGTGCGCGCGGTCGCCTTCTCCGAGATACCCCCGCACCTCGGACTGCCCTCCGTCCACACCGACGCCTGGGACCCCTTCCTCGCCGCCTGCGACGAGACCGGCACGGTGGTCGCGATGCACATCGGCTCCAGCAGCCGGATGCCCTCCACCTCCGCCGACGCCCCGCCCGCCGTCGGGTCCACGATCACCTTCGCCAACTGCTGCTTCTCGATGGTGGACTGGCTGATGAGCGGGAAGCTGGAACGCTTCCCGAACCTGCGGATCATGTACGCCGAGGGGCAGATCGGCTGGATCCCCTACATCCTGGAGCGCGCCGACGTCGTCTGGGAGGAGAACCGCGCCTGGGGCGGGGTCGCCGACAAGGTGCGCCGTCCGCCGTCGGAGCTGTTCGCCGAGCACGTCCACGGCTGCTTCTTCGACGACGCCTTCGGGCTGCGCAACCTCGACGCGATCGGCGTCGGCAACGTCCTGTACGAGACCGACTACCCCCACTCCGACTCCACCTGGCCGAAGTCGCGCCAGGTCGGTGAGGAGCAGATGGCGCACCTGGACGCGCCGACGGTCGAGCGGATCGTGCGCGGCAACGCCATCGAGCTGCTCGGGCTCACCCCGGACGGACTGTGGTCGCCGTGA
- a CDS encoding LLM class F420-dependent oxidoreductase, giving the protein MSRLRYGIQLPVQSQSTLYAEAWEADAGPEDLVAVARAADRAGFDYVACCDHVAVPRRLATAMSTVWYDPVATLAHLAAVTERVRLLSHVAVVGLRHPLVTAKQYATLDHLSGGRLVLGVGAGHVAEEFEALGVDFRRRGPVLDEVIDALRAALGPEEFPVHHGKLYDFEGLGQLPRPAQRHVPVWVGGSSPAAVRRAALKGDGWLPQGDPRERMPGQIARLTRLRAEAGIDAPLTVGALTEPLYVGRPDRPVGRRTLTGSPDELAESLREYRAMGVHQIQVRFRSRDRGELVDQIAAFGAEVAPHL; this is encoded by the coding sequence GTGAGCCGGCTCCGCTACGGCATCCAGCTGCCGGTGCAGTCCCAGAGCACGCTCTACGCGGAGGCCTGGGAGGCGGACGCCGGACCCGAGGACCTCGTCGCCGTCGCCCGCGCCGCCGACCGGGCCGGCTTCGACTACGTCGCCTGCTGCGACCACGTCGCCGTACCGCGCCGGCTCGCGACCGCGATGAGCACGGTGTGGTACGACCCCGTGGCCACCCTCGCCCACCTCGCCGCGGTCACCGAACGCGTCCGCCTGCTCTCCCATGTCGCCGTCGTCGGTCTGCGGCACCCGCTGGTCACGGCCAAGCAGTACGCCACCCTCGACCACCTCTCCGGCGGCCGGCTCGTCCTCGGGGTCGGGGCCGGGCACGTGGCCGAGGAGTTCGAGGCGCTCGGCGTGGACTTCCGGCGCCGCGGCCCGGTGCTCGACGAGGTGATCGACGCCCTGCGGGCCGCGCTCGGGCCGGAGGAGTTCCCCGTGCACCACGGGAAGCTGTACGACTTCGAAGGGCTCGGGCAGTTGCCCCGGCCCGCACAGCGGCACGTGCCCGTCTGGGTCGGCGGCTCCTCGCCCGCCGCGGTGCGCCGGGCCGCGCTCAAGGGCGACGGCTGGCTGCCGCAGGGCGACCCGCGGGAGCGGATGCCCGGGCAGATCGCGCGGCTCACCCGGCTGCGCGCGGAGGCGGGGATCGACGCGCCCCTGACCGTGGGCGCCCTCACCGAGCCGCTGTACGTGGGCCGGCCGGACCGGCCCGTCGGCCGCCGCACCCTGACCGGATCGCCGGACGAGCTGGCCGAGTCGCTGCGGGAGTACCGGGCGATGGGCGTGCACCAGATCCAGGTGCGGTTCCGCAGCCGTGACCGCGGCGAACTCGTCGACCAGATCGCCGCCTTCGGCGCCGAAGTGGCTCCTCACCTCTAA
- a CDS encoding SDR family NAD(P)-dependent oxidoreductase has translation MGKLDGRVVIVTGAARGQGEREARLFREEGAEVVVTDVLDDQGEALAKEIGARYVHLDVGLEDDWRAAVAAAKEAYGRVDGLVNNAGVLRFNSLVDTPLDEFMQVVRVNQVGCFLGIKSVAPEMTGGGTIVNTASYTGMTGMAAVGTYAATKHAVLGLTRVAALELAHRGIRVNAMCPGAIDTAMSNPARLDPQADPEATSLALDRLYRKLVPLGRIGRPEEVARLALFLSCEDSSYITGQPFVIDGGWLAGVSVL, from the coding sequence ATGGGCAAGCTGGACGGACGCGTCGTGATCGTCACCGGCGCGGCACGCGGACAGGGGGAACGGGAGGCCCGGCTGTTCCGGGAGGAGGGCGCCGAGGTCGTCGTGACCGACGTCCTCGACGACCAGGGCGAGGCGCTGGCCAAGGAGATCGGTGCCCGCTACGTCCATCTCGACGTGGGCCTCGAGGACGACTGGCGGGCCGCGGTGGCCGCCGCCAAGGAGGCGTACGGCCGTGTAGACGGGCTCGTCAACAACGCCGGCGTACTGCGCTTCAACTCCCTCGTCGACACCCCCCTCGACGAGTTCATGCAGGTGGTGCGGGTCAACCAGGTCGGCTGCTTCCTGGGCATCAAGTCCGTGGCACCCGAGATGACCGGCGGCGGCACGATCGTCAACACCGCCTCGTACACCGGCATGACCGGAATGGCTGCGGTCGGCACCTACGCGGCGACCAAGCACGCCGTCCTCGGCCTCACCCGGGTCGCCGCGCTGGAGCTGGCCCACCGGGGCATCCGGGTCAACGCCATGTGCCCCGGCGCGATCGACACGGCGATGTCCAACCCGGCCCGTCTGGATCCGCAGGCCGACCCGGAGGCGACCTCGCTCGCGCTGGACCGGCTGTACCGCAAGCTCGTGCCGCTGGGGCGGATCGGGCGGCCGGAGGAGGTGGCGCGGCTGGCGCTGTTCCTGTCCTGCGAGGACTCCTCGTACATCACCGGCCAGCCGTTCGTGATCGACGGGGGATGGCTGGCGGGCGTCAGTGTCCTGTGA
- a CDS encoding LLM class flavin-dependent oxidoreductase → MGKRAETDPLAEHKALMEETEYVIQADRSGFKYAWASEHHFLEEYSHLSANDVFLGYLAHATERIHLGSGIFNPLAQVNHPVKVAEKVAMLDHLSGNRFEFGSGRGAGSHEILGFLPGITDMNHTKEIWEETIAEFPKMWLQDEYEGFQGKHWSLPPRKVLPKPHGPAHPAMWYAAGSPPSYAMAARKGLGVLGFSVQKVSDMEWVLEQYKSAIVDAEPIGAFVNDNVMVTTTAVCAPTHDEAIRIAVEGGLHYLPSLVFRYHDTFPRPEGFPVWPETLPEYTAEFVELLIEEELLICGDPDEVLRQCKRWEQAGADQLSFGLPVGVPKEETLQTIRLIGEHVIPKIDTDPVHRTSRFRASAA, encoded by the coding sequence GTGGGCAAGCGCGCCGAGACCGACCCGCTCGCCGAGCACAAGGCGCTGATGGAGGAGACCGAGTACGTCATCCAGGCGGACAGGTCCGGGTTCAAGTACGCCTGGGCGTCCGAGCACCACTTCCTGGAGGAGTACTCGCACCTCTCCGCCAACGACGTCTTCCTCGGCTACCTCGCCCACGCCACCGAACGCATCCACCTGGGCTCCGGCATCTTCAACCCGCTCGCCCAGGTCAACCACCCGGTCAAGGTGGCCGAGAAGGTCGCCATGCTCGACCACCTCTCCGGCAACCGCTTCGAGTTCGGCAGCGGCCGCGGCGCCGGCTCGCACGAGATCCTCGGCTTCCTCCCCGGCATCACCGACATGAACCACACGAAGGAGATCTGGGAGGAGACGATCGCCGAGTTCCCGAAGATGTGGCTCCAGGACGAGTACGAGGGCTTCCAGGGCAAGCACTGGTCACTGCCGCCCCGGAAGGTGCTCCCGAAGCCGCACGGGCCCGCGCACCCGGCGATGTGGTACGCGGCCGGTTCGCCGCCGTCGTACGCGATGGCCGCGCGCAAGGGCCTCGGGGTGCTCGGCTTCAGCGTGCAGAAGGTCTCCGACATGGAGTGGGTGCTGGAGCAGTACAAGTCCGCGATCGTCGACGCCGAGCCGATCGGCGCCTTCGTCAACGACAACGTGATGGTCACCACCACCGCCGTCTGCGCCCCCACCCACGACGAGGCGATACGGATCGCGGTCGAGGGCGGGTTGCACTACCTGCCCTCCCTCGTCTTCCGCTACCACGACACCTTCCCGCGCCCCGAGGGCTTCCCCGTGTGGCCGGAGACCCTGCCCGAGTACACAGCCGAGTTCGTCGAACTCCTCATCGAGGAGGAGCTGCTGATCTGCGGCGACCCCGACGAGGTGCTCCGGCAGTGCAAGCGGTGGGAGCAGGCCGGCGCCGACCAGCTCAGCTTCGGGCTGCCGGTCGGGGTGCCGAAGGAGGAGACGCTGCAGACGATCCGGCTGATCGGCGAGCACGTGATCCCGAAGATCGACACGGATCCGGTCCACCGCACCTCGCGGTTCCGGGCCTCCGCCGCGTGA
- a CDS encoding N-acyl-D-amino-acid deacylase family protein codes for MLDHVIKGATVVDGTGAPAFTADVGVRDGRIAAVGRVTERARTSEDASGLVLGPGFVDPHTHYDAQLFWDPYATPSLNHGVTTVAGGNCGFTLAPLNPDRPEDADYTRRMMSKVEGMSLVALEEGAPWNWHTFGEYLDALEGRIAVNAGFMAGHCALRRHVMGPDAVGGQPSEEQLAAMVRLLHDAMDAGAWGLSTTQSSTHSDGDGRPVASRHAAPDELLALSRAVGEHEGTQIEAIVAGCLDQFSDAEIELFVEMSAVAGRPLNWNVLTVDAAVPERVPRQLLASERARKAGGRVVALTMPILTPMNMSLGTFCALNLIPGWGPVLSLPVPERVARLKDPVVRAELLRRADSREAGVFRRLADFARYVVGDTYSEANRGLTGRVVGDIAAERGQDPFACLVDICAEDDLRTVLWPMPPDNDPASWALRAETWRHEDVLLGGSDAGAHLDRMCGAPYTTRFLGDCLRGRKLAGLEQAVKMLTDDPARLFGLRDRGRIREGWHADLVLFDPERVDAGPATLVHDLPGDSPRLDSRAIGVRAVWVNGVEAIRDDVVSGAVPGRVLRSGRDTRTVSTR; via the coding sequence ATGCTTGATCACGTCATCAAGGGCGCGACCGTCGTGGACGGCACGGGCGCGCCCGCGTTCACCGCCGACGTCGGCGTGCGCGACGGGCGGATCGCCGCCGTCGGCCGGGTCACCGAGCGGGCCCGCACCAGCGAGGACGCCTCCGGCCTCGTCCTCGGGCCCGGCTTCGTCGACCCGCACACCCACTACGACGCCCAGCTGTTCTGGGACCCGTACGCCACCCCGTCCCTCAACCACGGGGTGACCACCGTCGCCGGCGGCAACTGCGGCTTCACCCTCGCCCCGCTCAACCCCGACCGCCCCGAGGACGCCGACTACACCCGCCGCATGATGTCCAAGGTCGAGGGCATGTCCCTGGTCGCCCTGGAGGAGGGGGCGCCCTGGAACTGGCACACCTTCGGCGAGTACCTGGACGCGCTGGAGGGGCGGATCGCGGTCAACGCGGGCTTCATGGCGGGGCACTGCGCCCTGCGCCGCCACGTGATGGGCCCGGACGCGGTCGGCGGGCAGCCGAGCGAGGAGCAGCTCGCGGCCATGGTCCGGCTGCTCCACGACGCGATGGACGCCGGCGCCTGGGGCCTGTCCACCACCCAGTCGTCCACCCACTCCGACGGGGACGGGCGGCCCGTCGCCTCCCGGCACGCCGCGCCCGACGAACTGCTGGCGCTGTCCCGGGCCGTCGGCGAGCACGAGGGCACCCAGATCGAGGCGATCGTGGCCGGCTGCCTCGACCAGTTCAGCGACGCCGAGATCGAGCTGTTCGTGGAGATGAGCGCGGTGGCCGGCCGGCCGCTGAACTGGAACGTGCTGACCGTCGACGCGGCCGTGCCCGAACGCGTCCCGCGCCAGCTCCTGGCGAGCGAGCGGGCCCGGAAGGCCGGCGGCCGGGTCGTGGCGCTCACCATGCCGATCCTCACGCCGATGAACATGTCCCTCGGCACCTTCTGCGCGCTGAACCTCATCCCGGGCTGGGGGCCGGTGCTGAGTCTGCCCGTGCCCGAGCGCGTCGCGCGGCTGAAGGACCCCGTCGTGCGGGCCGAGCTGCTGCGCCGGGCCGACAGCAGGGAGGCGGGCGTCTTCCGGCGGCTGGCGGACTTCGCGCGGTACGTCGTCGGGGACACCTACAGCGAGGCGAACCGCGGCCTGACCGGGCGCGTGGTCGGCGACATCGCCGCCGAACGCGGCCAGGACCCGTTCGCCTGCCTGGTCGACATCTGCGCCGAGGACGACCTGCGCACGGTCCTGTGGCCGATGCCGCCCGACAACGATCCGGCGTCCTGGGCGCTGCGCGCCGAGACCTGGCGGCACGAGGACGTGCTGCTCGGCGGCTCCGACGCGGGCGCCCACCTGGACCGGATGTGCGGCGCGCCGTACACCACCCGCTTCCTCGGGGACTGCCTGCGCGGCCGGAAGCTGGCGGGACTGGAGCAGGCGGTGAAGATGCTGACGGACGATCCCGCGCGGCTGTTCGGACTGCGGGACCGGGGCCGGATCCGGGAGGGCTGGCATGCCGACCTCGTCCTGTTCGACCCGGAACGCGTCGACGCCGGCCCCGCCACGCTGGTGCACGACCTGCCGGGAGACAGCCCGCGCCTGGACTCCCGCGCGATCGGTGTGCGGGCGGTCTGGGTCAACGGCGTCGAGGCGATCCGCGACGACGTGGTGAGCGGAGCGGTGCCCGGCCGGGTGCTGCGTTCGGGCCGGGACACGAGGACGGTGAGCACCCGGTGA